The sequence TCAAGTTTGAACCAGCGATAGGTAAATCCCGTGGTCAACACCCCGAAGGTGATGTGTGTCGAATCCTGAAGGTGATGCGCGAGTGACGCCGCCGAATTTTCCGAAGCGGACGCGCGGTGCATGAACGGGACCGGCCCCAGCGCCGGTTCGCCCGGATAACCAAAGTACGTGAACCAGGTGCCGCGTTCACCGAGCGGGTGCGTGTACTGCGCCGATAATTCCATGAACAAGTCGTGAGGATGCTGGCGATCGATTATCGGCTGGCCTTTGTATGTCTCGCCGGTTTGAAACAGTAGCGGCGAACCGCCGGGCGGAAACGTGAACGGTTCAGCGCTGAACATTCCGCGCAGCTGCAAAGTGCCACGGCCCAGTTTGCGAAAAGCCATCGGCATAAACCAATTCGCTGATTCGAATTTTGTCACGCCCCGCGGTCCGCCCTGCGCATTCACGTTCACAAATACGTTGTAGTGAAGCATCAACAGCCAGTCGTTCCTGGTCCAATGATGCATATACATCGGCGCCGAGGAAGGCTGCGACGCCGTCCCTGACGCCATCGCCCCCATCGACATAACGTTCTTGTCGCTTGAGCCAACCCGAATTCCCATATCGTCGCCGCTCATCACCAGCATCGCCGGCAAAGGTGACAAGAGCTTGGTCGGGTCGACCTTCTGGATCGGAAGATGTTGATGCGGCGTCTGTGTCGGTATCAGCACTTCAGGCGAAGGCGTCGCTGCGGGCATGTGTTGATGCGGAGTCGCTGAAGGCGAAGCCGCGGGCATCGGCATTCCCGGCGTGTGCTGGTGCGGAGTCGCCGCCGGAGAAGCAGCCGGCGCCGGCTTCGGACTGACCGGCGTATGTACGTGAGGCGGAATCGGCGACGGCGAAGCAGCAGGCTTTGGCTTTGGGGCGGGCTTGCCATGGCCCTCGTGCTGCGCCAATCCACTGCCGACAAAAATCAACGACAACAATGCCACCAACAAAACAACGGAAACTTTTGGACGGCTCATTTCACTTACTCCAACTACGCGGGGAGAGAATTTGGGTGCGGCCCGAACTTGGCGCCGCACCCAACGAATAACCGCATCGCTACGGTTTAGTTTTGCCGTCCTTGTGCTTCGAATGGTTCATCTCACATGAATCACCGGAACAGCAGCAGCATTCGTGACCTTCAGATTTAACGGCGCCTGCTTTCTTCTCGCCGTCTTTCATCATCGGACACGAATCGCCTTTGCAGCAGTCCATGGCCACGCAACAACATTCTGCCTTCTTGTTCGGGTCGCTTTGCGTGTTGGTTTGCGCATACGCGATACCCGCCACTGCGATTGAGAGCCCCAGCACGAGGCCCAGAGTAAAGCCTTTTATGTTTTTCATTTTCGTCTCCTGCAAAAAAGATCATTGCCTGATAGCAGCGAAGACACTGCTACCCGTCAGAACCACCTGCGTGAGCGGGTGGCTAAACATTACCTGCAGGCAGACTTCTAGATTAGAAAGGCACAACCGCGGAGGTATAGGTGATGTTTATCCGGCAACCGCAGAGGAACATCAGGCGGCGTCGGGGATAAATTCGCGAGGGCGAACGAAGTCGAATCATTGGGCGCGAGGACGCTCGCGTCATCGTGCGTTTGATTGCGAGAGCTGGTCACAAATAACCCGTTCACGAGCGGGCAACAGCTCATCGCGTCTGGTCGACCGGGTCTCGGAGTATTTCGTTGCTCGAAGGCTTTGGTGATTTGTGGACGTGAATTCGCTTCTTTCTGCGCGCGGCGGCCCTGCTTTGCGTGACAAGCGGCATGCTGTGATGCGCCCATCTCGCCGTGGTTCGTTGAATCAGCGGCCGCAGAATCGCCGGCAGCGGCGTGCGTAGCCTGCGCGGAGCGCACCAGCACGCAACCCGCACCGGCGCACCAAAGCATCAGGGTGATGGCCAGAGCCTTGAAAAGTTTCGCGCCCGAATTCACGTCAGCAGTCTACTCCTCGCGTAGATTTATTGTCGAGCAACCCAATAAATCATGGGAATCGCGGAATATCCTTTGACTGAGGGCCCTTGACCGGCTCTTCAGAACCGCTCTGCCATTCGCCGAATTCATTGACGTAAAAGTTAATGATGCGAATCCAATTTTCGCCGACCACGGTCCGGGTGCGGTAAAAGGTCTTCTCTGTGTAAGTTGCTCTCACCGGAAAGATAATCGTGCCGGGTCTACCGCCGCTATCGCGTGAAGCCACCCATGGGCGCGGAGCAGCGATTTCCAGCGCGGTCACATCAATCGTCATCGCCCCGTCCATGCCCTTTTCGGCGGGCTTTTCGCCTTTGTCGCAGCGGATAATTTTCTTGAGCAGTTCGGCTGAGGGACGCGCTCCGTTTTTAACCCGAGTTTGCTGAACTGGACAATCGAGAATGGGCCGGTCAGCCGAAAGTGTGTTGTTTTCGTCAACCGTTACTTTGCCGACCGAATTATCAACCGGCGGAGGCGCAGCCGCCGCTCCTGTTAACGGTCGTGTCCGATCTGTAAAGCACAGTCCGCCTTCCGGTTTGGTCGATGCGTATTTGTCCAGCCGCACGCGGTGGATGTAAAAGTACTTACCGGTCTTATCTTTCTCCAAACCGGGATTATCGTTTTCTTTAAAAGGCAGGACCGTCCCTTTGAGCCAATCGTTGATTCCGCTCCCGTCGCATTCAACGCGGTCGCCGGGTTTGAATTTCGCACCCAATTCATTTTTTGCCGTTTCGTTTCCGGCCCGCTGAGTTTTGTCCGCTTCAAGTTGGTTTTGCGGAGGTTTAGCGGCCCCATCTTTGGACGTGCGAATATGTTTAGTCTGAACCAAAACGCCTTCAGGGTAACTCGCTTTCCATTTATCAATCAGCACGCGGGCGAGGTAGTACTCCCCTTGAAAGAGTGGCTGGTCTTTCTCTAAAAAAGGGAGCACCGTTCCCGTCATCCAATCGTTGATTCCGCTCGGATCAACTTCGACTCGGTCGCCGGGTTTGAACTTTTGCGCGACCGCCGACGAACTCGCGAATATCAAAACTACGAATGCGAGTGCGGCAAACACCACTTGTTTTCGCCAGTTTGATTCTTGTTTTTTCAATTTGATTCTCCTCTGAATGGTCTCCTCTGCAGGGAACGCTCCAAACTATTAACTTTATTCGCTCTTCACAACTCGATCGCAGGGTTCATGGGCACGCCGCGCTGCTCGCATCCCTTATTCCACGCGTCGCGCACACCAGCGGCAGCTTCCAACCTTCGACCGGCGTGCCTTCAACGGTGAGATGACTCGCGAGATAGGCAAGTCGCTGCGTCTCGGGACCACGGCCAGTCTCGAACCGCTGCTTCAAGTAGTAAGGCGGAATGGCTTGATAGTTGAGCGTGACGCGCACCACGACGATTGCGCGCGTCCGTTCGTTTAGCGGAATCCGATAAGTGAGATTGTCAGCGCCCGTTGCGCCGGACTTTCCGTTGTAGTCAGGATCGTGCTCGGCGTCGCCATGCGGTGCGGTGAATTCGGCAAGCGGTCCGTCCGTCCGCCAACCCTTCGGTAAAAAGCGATTGTTCTTCAGCGCATGATCCAGTCCGACGAAACTCGTGGTGATCTTTCCTTCCGGGTCGGCAACGATTTCTTCGTAAATCTGCGCCTGCGACTCGTTGCTGATCGTCTGATGATGCGGTTGCCACACCTGCTTGCGCGTGGCGGGATCGAAAAAGAATTCCGTCGGCAGAACTTCTTCACTCGTACCTTTCACGATCCCGCCGACACTGTTCGTGCGGCCTGACGCCCAGACGACATTGCCCTTTTCGTCCAGTGCTTCGAAAGTAAGAAACGCGCGACGAAATGCCACCCCGGACGGAAGACTGTGACCGGCGAGATTCTCAACACGAACCTGCGCTTCAATGAATTGATCAGCTTGTTTTAGGGACGTAACGGAAATCTTCGCCGTCTGTTCGCGCGCCATCTCAGTGCTTGAACGTTGCGCGGTGATCAGCCCGAGCGCGCCTTGAGCGAACATATAATCGGAAGTGCGGATGCCCAGGATGTCAGGAAACTGCTGGAACATCATCTGGCCGAACTGATTCAACGCGACCAGGGTGTGACGCGCGTATTTGGGGCGGACCTGCAAAGTGATGTCTTTGTTTGGCGCGCGGCCGTCCGTAAACGGATATGTCTCGTCTTCGATGTTCGCGATGCGAAACGAAAGATCGAGATCGCGCAGCTTCGTGGGCATGTGACAATCCTGACAGGTCTTCGCCTGCGCGCGATCGATTGGCTCGCGCTCGTTCTGGTAGACACTGTTCTGCCATTCGGGATAAGTCATCTGCTCGTGAAATTCTTTTGGCTTGCCGTTCTTGTCTTTAACCTGGCGGCCGTTCTTATCAAAAACGGGAAGGATGACCGTGTGGCAACTGCCGCATAGCGCGGAAGTTTTAATGTGCGGCGTTTCGCGCGGAGTAATTCCGAGCGCGTTTTTCATCGGCAGTTCCGTCGGTTTCTCGTACGGCCCGTTCGTCACGTCGGGAGGGTCAAGTTTGAACTTGCCGGTGAAAGTTTCCGGCTTGCCGAGGTCATCTTTCGAAATGCGATGGCAGGCGCTGCAAGAGACGCCGTCGCGCGCCAGCGCGCCATACTTTCCATCCGGCTCGTCCGGCAGCGCATAAACCATATCGTGCGCGAACGGCTTGCCTTTGTCAGATTCGACCTGACGCTGGCCCATCACGCCGTGACATCGGTAACAAGTGTTGTCGAAGAATGACGCCTGCGACGGATAAAGAGTCTTTTCCGACTCGAGCTGGGCGTGAAAAATCGGATCGCGACCCGACAGGCCCATCAGCGAAGCGCGCCACTCTGTGTACTGCGAAAGATTGACTGGCTTGTTTCCGTAAGCGCCGTACTGCAGAGCCATGTTCTCGGGAGACGCGCCATGACAACCCAGGCATTGGCTCGACGTGAGGAACCCTTTCGGTCCGCCGGCTTCGGGAATAACGTGATCCAAAGCTTCGCCGGGAAAACTTTTAACCGACTTCGAAGAAACGATTGGCAGTCCGGCAAACAGTTTCAGGAAATTCGGATCCGGACTTTCCCGCGGCTTCGCAAATTGACCCACCGCAAACGGACTGGTTTCCGCCATCTGCTGATGTTCGTTCTTGGGGTCCTGGAAGACGGCGCCCGGAAGCGGCGGCGGCGACGCAATTCTGAAAGTGATCGGATCGTGTTCGACGTTTCGCAGATCGATGAATGTCGATTCCTTCGCCGCTGACGCGTGACAGCGCAAACAGTAAAGACCAAAACCTGAGTCTGGATAATCGATGGCGGGATTGTCAGGCGTGTAGCCCGGCGCATGATAAGACCAGTACCAACCGTCGAATGACGCTTTGCGGTCTTTGACCATCACCGTCCAGCCGCGCAGCTTTGCATCCTGTTTGGCGGGATCGCGAAACATCTCTTTGACGATTACCGCGCCGTCGGCAATCTCGCCTTCACGATTTCTTTTCTTGAGCCAGTCCCAGGCCTCCGGCGAATAGAAAATCTTGACGGCGTTGTGCGTGCCGAACGATTTGCCCGCGATGAAAGGGCCTGTGTTGCGGATTTCGCGATCGTTGACCCATTTTTGATAACAACGCTTTTCAAGAAATGCGTAGAGTGTCTTCTGGAAAGCCTTCGCGCCGACTTCGCTCGGACGCGGCAATGGAAAAGCGATGTCGCACGGGGCAGTCTGATCGTACTGTTGAGCATCGCTCGTCAGGGTCAACGCGAGCGTGCCGATCAGTAGAAACGTCAGGATCGCAACTTTAAGAATGGTGCGGGGGGTCATAGATGTCGTCGCAGCGGGCGGCGTACATACTAATTTAGTTTGTTCGGGCCGGAAAGAAGAATTTTCCGTTTGCTTTTCTTTATGTGTCTCTGTGTATCTCTGTCTCTCTGTGGTTACTGATCGTTACTCACCACGGAGACACGGAGATATCACTGAGGCGCACCGAGAAAAGCGATCAGGATTAGGGGCTTGCGCGTCAAAATTCTGAATGGCAAGATGCCGGTTCAGTTCGCGGACGTGACCGCGGGCTCTTCCCGATGGATTACACACTCTTAATCGGTCAGCTCTCCGGGCACCTTGCTTCCATCCTGACGATGATCGCGTATCTGTTACGCGACATTCTCTGGCTGCGCTTTCTCACAATCCTCTCGTGTTTTGCCGGCATCATTTTCAACTATGTCGTGCCCGCGACGCCTTTGTGGACGGTGATTTGGTGGAACGTGCTGTTCGCGGTCATTAACATTGTCCAAATCGCCATCATCATCCGCGAACGTACCGGAATCGACTTCACTGAAGAAGAAAAGGAACTGCACGACACGCTCTTCAAGAATTTCGCGCCGTTTGAGTTCATGAAGTTGATGCGCATCGGTCACTGGCGACAGGTTGCGCCCGGCGACATCCTGGCGGTTGAAGGACAGACGCTCGATGAAGTGATGATGATTTACAACGGGCGGCTTTCGGTCGAACGCGGCGGCCAGGTGTTCGCGGAGTTGCTGGACGGCAACTTCATCGGCGAAGTGAGTTTCATCAGCGGCGGCGCCGCGACCGCGACCGTGCGCGCCGTTGAACCAACGCGTTACCTGGCCTGGTCAAAGAAAGAGATCGACGGGCTTCTGAATCGGAATCCCACCATGCGGCTGGCCATGCAGGCGCTGTTAAGCAGCGATTTGAGCAGAAAGCTAGCGCGACGTGCGCCGTCGTTTGAAGCCAAGATTCCGGTGATTGTCAGCACCG is a genomic window of Pyrinomonadaceae bacterium containing:
- a CDS encoding cytochrome P460 family protein; translation: MTPRTILKVAILTFLLIGTLALTLTSDAQQYDQTAPCDIAFPLPRPSEVGAKAFQKTLYAFLEKRCYQKWVNDREIRNTGPFIAGKSFGTHNAVKIFYSPEAWDWLKKRNREGEIADGAVIVKEMFRDPAKQDAKLRGWTVMVKDRKASFDGWYWSYHAPGYTPDNPAIDYPDSGFGLYCLRCHASAAKESTFIDLRNVEHDPITFRIASPPPLPGAVFQDPKNEHQQMAETSPFAVGQFAKPRESPDPNFLKLFAGLPIVSSKSVKSFPGEALDHVIPEAGGPKGFLTSSQCLGCHGASPENMALQYGAYGNKPVNLSQYTEWRASLMGLSGRDPIFHAQLESEKTLYPSQASFFDNTCYRCHGVMGQRQVESDKGKPFAHDMVYALPDEPDGKYGALARDGVSCSACHRISKDDLGKPETFTGKFKLDPPDVTNGPYEKPTELPMKNALGITPRETPHIKTSALCGSCHTVILPVFDKNGRQVKDKNGKPKEFHEQMTYPEWQNSVYQNEREPIDRAQAKTCQDCHMPTKLRDLDLSFRIANIEDETYPFTDGRAPNKDITLQVRPKYARHTLVALNQFGQMMFQQFPDILGIRTSDYMFAQGALGLITAQRSSTEMAREQTAKISVTSLKQADQFIEAQVRVENLAGHSLPSGVAFRRAFLTFEALDEKGNVVWASGRTNSVGGIVKGTSEEVLPTEFFFDPATRKQVWQPHHQTISNESQAQIYEEIVADPEGKITTSFVGLDHALKNNRFLPKGWRTDGPLAEFTAPHGDAEHDPDYNGKSGATGADNLTYRIPLNERTRAIVVVRVTLNYQAIPPYYLKQRFETGRGPETQRLAYLASHLTVEGTPVEGWKLPLVCATRGIRDASSAACP
- a CDS encoding cyclic nucleotide-binding domain-containing protein; translation: MDYTLLIGQLSGHLASILTMIAYLLRDILWLRFLTILSCFAGIIFNYVVPATPLWTVIWWNVLFAVINIVQIAIIIRERTGIDFTEEEKELHDTLFKNFAPFEFMKLMRIGHWRQVAPGDILAVEGQTLDEVMMIYNGRLSVERGGQVFAELLDGNFIGEVSFISGGAATATVRAVEPTRYLAWSKKEIDGLLNRNPTMRLAMQALLSSDLSRKLARRAPSFEAKIPVIVSTESGSDRIDKRSG